Proteins encoded within one genomic window of Panacibacter microcysteis:
- a CDS encoding FkbM family methyltransferase, whose product MKILNTLNEYFYHFRKFGKSGINYYSQLTSGKEIIEAKIRGFEHPIFLRNKTSDIATFDQVIKHKEYKFNYWRGADVILDLGANIGLASIYYKSLFPNATIIAVEPDESNYELLVKNTERYKNIICIKAGVWHKPTRLKIIDENASKWSFITLEDPSGNIETISIEQIISSYSLTKIDIIKMDIESAEKEVFEAGISKWSGITKMLILELHDRYKPGCSKAVFTELVKYNFSTTFRGENICVVFD is encoded by the coding sequence ATGAAAATATTAAATACGCTTAATGAGTATTTCTACCATTTTAGAAAGTTCGGGAAGAGTGGAATAAATTATTACTCACAATTAACCAGTGGCAAAGAAATAATTGAAGCGAAAATTAGAGGCTTTGAACACCCTATATTTTTAAGAAACAAAACATCTGACATTGCCACATTCGATCAGGTCATCAAACACAAAGAATATAAGTTTAATTATTGGCGGGGCGCAGATGTCATTTTAGATCTCGGTGCAAATATTGGTCTTGCTTCCATCTATTACAAGTCGTTATTTCCAAATGCTACAATAATAGCTGTAGAGCCGGACGAATCAAATTATGAACTATTAGTAAAGAATACAGAGCGATACAAGAACATCATTTGCATAAAGGCGGGAGTATGGCATAAACCAACAAGATTAAAAATAATAGATGAGAATGCCTCTAAATGGTCATTTATTACTTTGGAAGATCCATCCGGAAACATAGAAACTATTTCTATTGAACAGATTATATCCAGTTATAGCTTAACCAAAATAGACATTATCAAAATGGACATTGAAAGTGCAGAAAAGGAAGTTTTTGAAGCAGGGATTAGTAAGTGGTCAGGTATTACAAAGATGCTTATTTTAGAACTACATGACAGATACAAGCCGGGTTGTTCCAAAGCAGTATTTACTGAACTTGTCAAATATAATTTTAGCACAACATTCAGGGGAGAAAATATTTGTGTTGTATTTGACTAA
- the guaA gene encoding glutamine-hydrolyzing GMP synthase has protein sequence MTEKILILDFGSQYTQLIARAVREANVYCEIIPYHKKFEADESLKGIILSGSPFSVNEENAPMVDVATFIQNQPVLGVCYGAQLTAKSFGGRVDKSNKREYGRAKLLKKKEDVLLEQVTDHSQVWMSHSDSITELPEGFELLATTDSIPVAAFRKEDSNGVKPLYGLQFHPEVYHSTEGKKIIHNFLVNICGCSQNWTPASFVQETVDALKKQIGDAHVIMALSGGVDSTVAATLISTAIGNRLHGIFVNNGVLRKEEFSKVLDTYKQLDLNVKGVDASNLFYNALAGKTDPEAKRKVIGKLFIDVFQEESQKLNDIRFLGQGTIYPDVIESVSVHGPSVTIKSHHNVGGLPDTMHLSLVEPLRYLFKDEVRKVGLELGIPADMINRHPFPGPGLAIRILGEVTEEKAKLLQEADDIYIKALKSHDLYNKVWQAGAILLPVKSVGVMGDERTYEYTVALRAVTSVDGMTADWAHLPYEFLAHVSNEIINNVRGINRVVYDISSKPPATIEWE, from the coding sequence ATGACAGAAAAGATTCTTATTCTCGATTTTGGCAGCCAGTATACCCAGTTGATTGCACGTGCAGTAAGAGAAGCAAATGTTTATTGTGAAATAATTCCATACCACAAAAAGTTTGAAGCAGACGAATCATTAAAAGGTATCATTCTGAGTGGTTCACCATTTAGTGTAAATGAAGAAAATGCACCAATGGTTGATGTTGCCACATTTATACAGAATCAACCTGTTCTGGGTGTTTGTTATGGAGCGCAGCTTACTGCAAAAAGTTTCGGGGGAAGGGTAGATAAGTCGAATAAAAGAGAATATGGTCGAGCAAAACTGCTGAAAAAGAAAGAAGACGTTTTACTGGAGCAGGTTACAGATCACTCCCAGGTTTGGATGAGCCATAGCGATTCCATCACCGAATTACCAGAAGGGTTTGAACTGCTGGCAACTACTGACAGTATCCCGGTTGCGGCGTTCCGCAAAGAAGACAGCAACGGCGTTAAACCATTGTATGGTTTACAGTTTCACCCGGAAGTATATCATTCTACCGAAGGCAAAAAAATTATCCATAATTTTTTGGTAAACATCTGCGGTTGCAGCCAGAACTGGACGCCGGCTTCGTTTGTGCAGGAAACTGTAGATGCGCTCAAAAAACAAATTGGAGATGCGCACGTTATCATGGCGCTTAGCGGAGGGGTAGATAGCACAGTTGCTGCAACCCTTATCAGTACAGCAATCGGTAACAGGCTGCATGGCATCTTTGTAAACAATGGCGTGCTAAGAAAAGAGGAATTCTCAAAAGTTTTGGACACATATAAACAATTGGATTTGAATGTGAAAGGAGTGGATGCCTCAAATTTATTTTACAATGCACTTGCAGGTAAAACCGATCCCGAGGCTAAACGAAAGGTGATTGGAAAATTGTTTATTGACGTTTTCCAGGAGGAATCTCAAAAGCTTAACGATATACGTTTCCTGGGTCAGGGGACAATATATCCCGACGTTATTGAGAGCGTAAGTGTGCACGGGCCTTCAGTAACTATTAAATCGCACCATAATGTCGGTGGATTACCAGATACAATGCACCTCAGTCTTGTAGAGCCGTTGCGTTACTTATTTAAAGATGAAGTAAGAAAGGTGGGATTGGAACTCGGTATTCCTGCTGATATGATCAATCGTCATCCATTTCCCGGACCGGGGTTGGCAATCAGGATATTAGGAGAAGTAACTGAAGAAAAAGCTAAGTTGTTGCAGGAGGCTGATGACATTTACATTAAAGCGCTGAAGTCTCATGACCTGTATAATAAAGTATGGCAGGCCGGGGCTATTTTATTGCCGGTTAAAAGTGTAGGGGTAATGGGTGATGAAAGAACATATGAATATACTGTTGCCCTGCGTGCAGTTACGTCTGTCGACGGCATGACGGCAGACTGGGCTCATCTGCCTTATGAATTCCTGGCCCATGTATCAAACGAGATTATCAATAATGTCAGAGGTATAAACAGGGTAGTGTACGATATCAGCAGTAAGCCACCGGCTACCATAGAATGGGAGTAG
- a CDS encoding DUF4251 domain-containing protein produces MRSYLFYCFFILLLIPVSDYAQQTVDTTEMSATAKLLWKKTYQFTATTVQPMTGRERNVAGNNYTLKVSAASVIADLPYFGKSNTAPIGTSDVGMKFSSLDFAYSSQELTKSREQVTIKPKDIQDIQEIYLIVYPDGTADLRISSMNRQPISYRGKIEALQTK; encoded by the coding sequence ATGAGATCGTATTTGTTTTATTGCTTTTTTATATTGTTACTAATTCCTGTTAGTGATTATGCCCAGCAAACGGTTGACACTACCGAAATGTCTGCAACTGCTAAATTGTTATGGAAGAAAACATACCAGTTTACCGCTACAACAGTGCAGCCTATGACGGGCAGGGAAAGAAATGTGGCCGGCAATAATTATACGCTTAAAGTAAGCGCAGCGTCTGTAATTGCGGATTTGCCATACTTCGGCAAATCGAATACAGCACCCATCGGAACCAGTGATGTGGGTATGAAATTTTCTTCGTTAGATTTTGCTTACAGTTCGCAGGAGTTAACAAAGTCCAGGGAGCAGGTTACCATAAAACCCAAAGACATACAGGATATACAGGAAATATACCTCATTGTTTATCCTGATGGAACGGCTGATCTGCGTATAAGTTCCATGAACAGGCAGCCGATTTCTTACAGGGGAAAGATTGAAGCTTTGCAAACAAAGTAA
- a CDS encoding DoxX family protein, producing MTTKTTGILYWVFTIIFALLMIFSSVDGLGPSEQALQIIHEVMGYPVYFIQFISVAKILGCLVILIPGIPKTLKEWAYAGLFFDLAGAIYSGVASAGAFDPRMLMMLLWIVPGILSYYYWHKKSDGSRV from the coding sequence ATGACAACAAAAACTACCGGCATATTGTACTGGGTATTTACCATCATTTTTGCTTTGTTGATGATCTTTTCGTCTGTTGATGGATTGGGACCATCGGAACAGGCTTTGCAGATTATCCATGAAGTAATGGGTTATCCTGTTTACTTCATACAGTTTATCAGTGTTGCAAAAATTCTCGGCTGCCTCGTGATTCTTATACCCGGAATTCCGAAAACCTTGAAAGAATGGGCTTATGCCGGTTTGTTCTTCGACCTTGCAGGCGCTATTTATTCAGGCGTGGCAAGTGCCGGTGCATTCGATCCAAGAATGTTGATGATGTTGTTGTGGATTGTGCCGGGCATACTTTCTTACTACTATTGGCATAAAAAAAGCGATGGCAGCCGAGTATAA
- a CDS encoding reprolysin-like metallopeptidase: MKRFLLSCISFVSCTMVMAQKSYWSSHAGSAKIQTTKEVARQSFPTTFKLFDLNISPLKSDLFSVAGNASGHRVVITLPNAKGELENFEMVEASNFDKKLQANFPEIRAFSGRSLSDKGATVKLSISPQGIQTMVFRTATENEFIEAYSQDRKTYAVFKSQRTPGKLPWTCSTEDVKLTENIGNQVGGSGVTARSGANLKTLRLAQSVTAEYSNYFGATSSAQVGLVLAAINNTLTRCNGVYEKDLALHLNLIANTTSVIYYNASTDPYSAASTGAGGAWNNELQNTLTAVIGEANYDIGHLFGATGGGGNAGCIGCVCTNGSKGKGFTSPNDGIPTGDNFDIDYVVHEVGHQLGGNHTFSHSNEGTGVNKEVGSGITIMGYAGITTQDVAPHSIDIYHQASIAQIQANINTKTCPVTSTIVNSTPVVNPVSNYTIPISTPFALTGSATDADAGDILTYCWEQNDNASTAQTGNSSRASATKATGPNWITYPASTSPVRYFPNLNTILAGGTTTGPIAGGDAGVLIEALSSVSRTLNFRLTVRDNAPYSSTAPVSVGQTQFTDMVVTVSNTSGPFTVTAPNTAVSWAGNSSQTITWNVANTTATPVSCANVKISLSTDGGLTFPTVLIASTPNDGSQAVTIPNTPTGTARIKIEAVGNIFFDISNANFTITAGAACGTATGLAASAITTSGATVSWSAVSGATSYAVDYKAASSSTWINLSTAQTTTTADITGLAEGTLYDWRVTATCTSGTGAPAAAQFTTTSTAICNAPTGLTSSAITSSGATVSWSAVSGAVSYAVDYKLNSSATWTSFSTAQTATSASLTGLSASSLYDWRVTTNCASGSSTASAAQFTTTAATSTCPGIYDVSTNGTTSGAPTIPFNTDIKGLISPSGDNDYYKFVITNAGTITLTLTTLPRDYDLRLRNSAGTQVAISQNGSTTSETINYTAAAGTYYAQVYGFNNANNANNCYTLKVALGTASKGDIIAQSAINKPLLSVFPNPASSKVNVSLTGYKGTSDIKLFDVNGKQVAAYRTAEVNSFVDISRLNRGVYMLRVVTADGTILTHKVIKQ; this comes from the coding sequence ATGAAGAGGTTTTTACTCTCTTGTATCTCCTTCGTGTCCTGCACGATGGTGATGGCTCAAAAAAGCTACTGGTCATCACATGCAGGCTCAGCCAAAATCCAAACGACTAAAGAAGTAGCGCGTCAGTCATTTCCAACAACCTTTAAGTTATTCGATCTGAACATCAGTCCGCTTAAAAGCGATTTGTTTTCTGTTGCCGGTAATGCATCCGGCCACAGGGTTGTGATTACACTGCCAAATGCAAAAGGCGAACTGGAAAACTTCGAAATGGTCGAAGCTTCCAACTTCGACAAAAAGCTTCAGGCAAACTTTCCTGAAATACGTGCTTTCTCAGGAAGAAGTCTTAGCGACAAAGGCGCTACTGTAAAGCTCAGTATATCTCCGCAGGGTATACAAACAATGGTATTCAGAACAGCTACTGAAAACGAATTTATTGAAGCCTACTCCCAGGATAGAAAGACCTACGCAGTTTTCAAATCTCAACGCACACCGGGCAAACTTCCCTGGACATGCTCTACTGAAGATGTGAAACTTACAGAAAACATAGGCAACCAGGTTGGCGGCAGCGGCGTTACCGCAAGATCTGGCGCAAACCTTAAAACGTTACGGCTTGCACAGTCTGTAACAGCAGAGTATTCCAATTACTTCGGTGCAACAAGTTCTGCACAGGTAGGGTTGGTACTTGCGGCCATCAACAACACCTTAACCCGTTGCAATGGTGTGTATGAAAAAGATCTTGCATTACACCTTAATCTCATTGCAAATACAACCAGTGTTATCTATTACAATGCATCTACCGATCCGTACTCTGCAGCTTCTACAGGTGCCGGCGGTGCATGGAACAATGAACTTCAAAACACACTTACTGCTGTAATTGGTGAGGCCAACTACGATATCGGTCACCTATTTGGTGCTACCGGCGGTGGTGGAAATGCAGGCTGTATAGGTTGTGTATGTACAAACGGTTCAAAAGGAAAAGGTTTCACATCTCCCAATGATGGTATTCCTACCGGAGATAATTTCGATATAGATTATGTTGTGCATGAGGTTGGTCACCAGCTAGGTGGAAACCATACTTTCTCACACAGCAATGAGGGCACCGGCGTAAACAAGGAAGTTGGTTCCGGCATAACAATCATGGGTTATGCGGGTATCACTACGCAGGATGTTGCTCCACACTCGATCGATATTTACCACCAGGCATCTATTGCGCAAATTCAAGCGAACATTAATACAAAGACCTGCCCGGTTACCAGCACGATTGTTAACTCCACTCCTGTTGTGAATCCGGTTAGCAATTATACTATCCCAATCAGTACACCGTTCGCATTAACAGGTTCTGCAACAGACGCAGATGCCGGCGATATACTTACCTACTGCTGGGAGCAAAACGACAACGCATCTACTGCACAAACCGGTAACAGCAGCCGTGCGAGTGCAACAAAAGCTACCGGCCCCAACTGGATCACTTATCCTGCAAGCACATCTCCCGTAAGATATTTTCCAAATCTCAATACCATACTGGCCGGCGGTACTACTACAGGACCAATTGCAGGTGGTGATGCCGGCGTATTGATCGAGGCACTCAGTTCTGTTTCAAGGACTTTGAATTTCCGTTTAACTGTAAGAGATAATGCACCCTACAGTTCCACTGCACCAGTCAGTGTTGGCCAAACACAGTTTACAGATATGGTTGTTACCGTAAGCAATACTTCAGGACCATTTACAGTAACGGCACCAAATACCGCAGTAAGCTGGGCGGGCAATTCTTCGCAAACAATTACATGGAACGTTGCCAATACTACCGCAACGCCGGTTAGTTGTGCCAACGTAAAAATATCATTAAGCACAGATGGTGGACTAACATTTCCAACAGTGTTGATTGCGAGCACACCAAATGATGGCTCGCAGGCTGTAACCATTCCAAATACGCCTACAGGCACAGCAAGAATAAAAATAGAAGCCGTTGGCAATATCTTCTTTGATATTTCAAATGCAAACTTTACCATCACAGCGGGCGCTGCCTGCGGCACAGCAACAGGTCTTGCAGCGTCGGCAATTACAACTTCGGGTGCAACAGTAAGCTGGAGCGCAGTAAGCGGTGCAACAAGTTATGCGGTAGATTACAAGGCAGCTTCCTCTTCAACCTGGATCAATCTGTCAACTGCACAAACTACAACAACAGCAGATATTACAGGTCTTGCAGAAGGCACGTTGTACGACTGGCGTGTAACGGCAACCTGTACATCCGGTACCGGCGCACCTGCAGCAGCGCAGTTTACCACAACTTCTACAGCTATCTGTAATGCACCAACAGGTCTCACATCTTCAGCCATCACTTCATCAGGTGCTACGGTAAGCTGGAGCGCTGTAAGCGGGGCAGTAAGCTATGCGGTAGATTATAAACTCAATAGCTCAGCTACGTGGACAAGCTTCTCCACGGCTCAAACAGCAACATCTGCAAGCCTTACCGGCTTAAGTGCTTCGAGCCTGTATGACTGGAGAGTAACAACAAACTGTGCTTCCGGTTCAAGCACAGCGTCAGCAGCACAGTTTACCACAACTGCAGCAACATCAACATGCCCCGGTATATATGATGTAAGTACAAACGGTACAACATCCGGTGCACCAACCATTCCTTTTAACACTGATATTAAAGGCCTGATAAGCCCAAGCGGTGATAATGATTACTATAAATTCGTTATTACAAATGCAGGCACCATAACATTAACACTTACTACTTTGCCAAGAGATTATGATCTCAGGTTACGTAATAGCGCCGGCACACAGGTAGCTATTTCACAAAATGGCAGCACAACAAGCGAAACAATCAATTATACTGCTGCTGCAGGCACCTATTATGCACAGGTATATGGTTTTAATAATGCCAATAATGCAAACAACTGTTACACGCTGAAGGTTGCACTGGGTACCGCATCAAAAGGTGATATAATTGCGCAAAGTGCCATTAACAAGCCTTTGTTGTCTGTATTCCCTAACCCAGCTTCCTCTAAAGTGAATGTTAGTCTTACAGGGTACAAAGGAACATCAGACATAAAACTGTTCGACGTAAACGGAAAACAGGTTGCAGCTTACCGCACTGCGGAGGTGAACTCTTTCGTTGATATTTCCAGGCTTAACAGGGGTGTTTATATGCTAAGAGTTGTTACTGCAGACGGTACAATACTTACGCACAAGGTTATAAAACAATAA
- a CDS encoding VOC family protein, which yields MLTSNTEPAGASGLLSFIINTSVMTKRIYACLWFNGNAHEAATFYCSVFRQSAIMDKNNMVTTFEINGTRFMALNGGPHFTFSEAISFVVDCETQEEIDYYWDKLTADGGRESMCGWLQDKYGVSWQIVPSILPKLLSDPAKSQKVVQAFMKMKKFDIAVLENV from the coding sequence ATGCTAACTTCAAACACAGAACCAGCCGGCGCAAGTGGCCTGCTATCATTCATCATCAATACATCAGTCATGACAAAACGAATTTATGCATGCCTTTGGTTTAATGGTAACGCGCATGAGGCTGCAACATTTTATTGCAGTGTTTTCAGGCAATCGGCCATAATGGATAAAAACAATATGGTGACGACGTTTGAAATAAACGGCACACGCTTTATGGCCCTGAATGGCGGCCCGCATTTTACATTCAGCGAAGCGATATCATTCGTGGTAGATTGCGAAACGCAGGAAGAAATAGATTACTACTGGGATAAGCTGACCGCAGACGGCGGACGCGAAAGCATGTGCGGGTGGCTTCAGGATAAATACGGGGTATCATGGCAGATTGTGCCATCAATATTACCAAAGCTTTTAAGCGATCCGGCAAAATCGCAGAAAGTGGTGCAGGCCTTTATGAAGATGAAAAAATTTGATATTGCAGTATTGGAAAATGTATAA
- a CDS encoding glycosyltransferase family 117 protein, which yields MNFSPINNITGWVMCLFASTVYILTSEPGGSFWDCGEFVSSCFKVQIPHPPGAPLFVLLGRLFVILFGNDPMTAARAVNIMSAVASGFTILFLFWTITHFAVKIMHQNTTQPITRLQQWSVIAAGIVGALAGTFTDSFWYSAVEGEVYAMSSLFTAIVFWAALKWERNADEPGADKWLVFIFLMIGLSIGVHLLCLLCVPVIVVVYYLKRRETFNYPVLRKYFIRSVIAGTAVLFIGAIAGGQLQADAARGIPADKTMAVLLLAGGALCIAFLYVAEKISKQQKALYGGLYIFFMIGVAVFGFILKAVIQYSIKGAGAFDVFFVNDLGMPFFSGFAFFFLLVAAGLWWALGFAAKKNLVHVRLFLWCIAFTFVGYSTYITTLIRSNADTSIDMFNVDNPQALEGYLGREQYGDFPLVYGQTFNAQPVDYAYGKMKYSKGGTKYLPAGRSVDYVFMPSDKMIFPRMWDMSNDQGHADYYAFFAGIGKSGDGTYERSPTFMENVSFFLSYQTYFMYIRYFFWNFSGRQNDIQGMFIGNVRDGNWISGIPIIDNVLYGDQSAMPESIAQSKGHNVMFMLPFILGIIGLLYHVKKNSNNALINVLLFLSTGLAVVIYINQPGYQPRERDYAYTGSFYAFAVWIGLAVLYFIEMAVAWNSKLLKDIIVNTSFVAGLLTVFILIAGYGGAAGITTGVIVFLLIAFTAFAVPFVLKLLKQPKLIVTTAFAASLLVPLLMAACEWDDHDRSKKQLARDVARDMLESCAPNTILFTAADNDTYPLWYAQEVEGVRPDVRIVIMTLLGTDWLINSLRHKVNNSDPIDVIWSPAQTQGNKRDYIFYQPQPQFPDNRYYDLYDMMKNWVGSEDPAKMVSRGDGDLYNTYPVKKLSVPVDEKTVRTNGTANEQDSVLKEMRFEIPPKNVLLKSDLAILNIIAANKWQRPIYFTMPFNDLGFQQYLRKDGMAYRLVPVNNPEINTAKTYDLIMDPKRWGYGNANLPGVYLDEINRSQLLNVRKADLELAYDLIFKDRLADAKKVLEHDDKMINTGNLPYGMASRNNNHNSTSIGFLEACYRAGATALAAKIHTAVKKDLEQQQVYYNALDEVKRDNLRFDINTTNNLLEILNKLDQQYNHTNGKALQ from the coding sequence ATGAACTTTAGCCCCATCAACAATATTACGGGCTGGGTAATGTGCCTTTTTGCAAGTACGGTTTACATCTTAACAAGTGAACCCGGCGGAAGCTTTTGGGATTGCGGTGAGTTTGTAAGCAGTTGTTTTAAAGTGCAGATACCGCACCCGCCGGGTGCTCCACTGTTTGTACTACTGGGCAGATTATTTGTAATTCTCTTTGGTAACGACCCCATGACTGCAGCAAGAGCGGTAAATATTATGAGTGCAGTGGCAAGCGGGTTTACCATTTTATTCCTGTTTTGGACGATCACTCACTTTGCTGTAAAGATCATGCATCAAAATACTACACAACCGATCACCAGACTGCAGCAATGGTCTGTTATTGCAGCGGGCATTGTAGGCGCACTCGCCGGAACATTTACAGATTCTTTCTGGTACAGTGCGGTAGAAGGTGAAGTGTATGCCATGAGTTCTTTGTTTACCGCTATTGTGTTTTGGGCAGCCCTAAAGTGGGAGCGCAATGCAGATGAGCCGGGCGCAGATAAATGGCTGGTATTTATCTTCCTGATGATCGGGCTTTCTATTGGTGTGCATTTGCTGTGCCTGCTGTGTGTACCCGTAATTGTGGTCGTTTATTACCTGAAAAGAAGGGAAACCTTTAACTACCCTGTACTGAGAAAATACTTCATACGATCTGTAATTGCTGGCACTGCTGTACTTTTTATTGGGGCAATTGCCGGCGGACAATTGCAGGCTGATGCGGCCAGGGGTATTCCTGCTGATAAAACGATGGCAGTTCTTTTGCTGGCAGGTGGTGCGCTGTGTATCGCCTTTTTGTATGTGGCAGAAAAAATATCGAAACAACAGAAAGCATTGTATGGCGGCCTGTATATTTTTTTTATGATTGGTGTAGCCGTTTTTGGATTTATACTCAAGGCCGTTATACAATATTCTATAAAAGGTGCCGGTGCGTTTGATGTGTTTTTTGTAAATGATCTTGGTATGCCGTTCTTCTCCGGCTTTGCATTTTTCTTTTTGCTGGTAGCAGCAGGCTTATGGTGGGCGCTTGGTTTTGCAGCAAAGAAAAATCTTGTGCATGTAAGGCTCTTCCTGTGGTGTATTGCATTTACGTTTGTTGGGTACAGTACATACATCACCACGCTGATACGAAGCAATGCAGATACCTCTATAGATATGTTTAACGTAGATAATCCGCAGGCGCTGGAAGGTTACCTTGGGCGTGAGCAATATGGTGATTTTCCTTTGGTATACGGTCAAACCTTTAATGCACAGCCGGTAGATTATGCCTACGGAAAAATGAAATATTCAAAAGGCGGCACGAAATATTTGCCGGCAGGTAGGAGCGTGGATTATGTATTTATGCCATCAGATAAAATGATTTTTCCGCGTATGTGGGACATGAGTAATGACCAGGGCCATGCAGATTATTACGCATTCTTTGCAGGTATTGGTAAAAGTGGGGACGGCACCTATGAAAGAAGTCCCACTTTCATGGAGAATGTAAGCTTCTTTTTAAGCTACCAGACTTACTTTATGTATATCCGTTATTTCTTCTGGAACTTCAGCGGCAGACAAAACGACATACAGGGTATGTTTATTGGAAACGTAAGAGATGGCAACTGGATTTCGGGCATACCAATAATTGACAATGTTTTGTATGGTGATCAAAGCGCCATGCCTGAAAGTATAGCGCAAAGTAAAGGGCATAACGTTATGTTTATGTTGCCGTTTATACTCGGCATCATCGGCCTGCTGTATCATGTAAAGAAAAACAGTAATAATGCATTGATAAATGTATTGCTGTTTTTGTCTACCGGCCTGGCAGTTGTGATATATATTAACCAGCCAGGCTACCAACCCCGCGAACGTGATTATGCTTATACCGGTTCCTTTTATGCTTTTGCAGTCTGGATAGGCCTGGCCGTATTATACTTTATAGAAATGGCCGTTGCGTGGAACAGCAAACTTTTAAAAGATATCATTGTAAATACATCATTTGTTGCAGGGCTCTTAACTGTGTTTATTCTTATCGCGGGTTACGGCGGCGCTGCAGGTATTACGACAGGCGTGATAGTATTTCTGCTTATTGCCTTTACGGCCTTTGCTGTTCCCTTTGTTTTGAAATTGTTGAAACAGCCAAAACTAATTGTTACCACGGCTTTTGCAGCAAGTTTGCTGGTTCCGCTACTAATGGCGGCCTGTGAATGGGATGATCATGACCGCAGTAAGAAACAACTGGCCAGGGATGTAGCCCGTGACATGCTCGAAAGCTGCGCTCCCAATACAATATTATTCACCGCCGCCGATAATGATACTTATCCTTTGTGGTATGCCCAGGAGGTGGAAGGCGTAAGACCTGATGTAAGAATCGTTATCATGACCTTACTTGGCACAGACTGGCTCATCAATTCCCTGCGACATAAAGTAAACAACAGCGACCCTATAGATGTGATATGGTCGCCGGCACAAACCCAGGGCAATAAAAGAGATTATATTTTTTATCAGCCACAGCCGCAGTTCCCCGATAACCGGTATTATGATCTGTATGATATGATGAAGAACTGGGTTGGCAGCGAAGACCCGGCAAAGATGGTCAGCAGGGGAGACGGTGACCTGTACAATACATACCCGGTAAAAAAATTATCTGTTCCCGTAGATGAAAAAACAGTGCGTACCAATGGTACGGCTAATGAACAGGATAGTGTGTTGAAAGAAATGCGGTTCGAAATTCCGCCAAAGAATGTTTTGCTAAAAAGCGACCTTGCTATACTTAATATTATTGCGGCAAATAAATGGCAACGCCCCATCTATTTTACGATGCCTTTTAATGACCTCGGTTTTCAGCAATACCTCCGCAAAGATGGGATGGCATACAGGCTTGTACCCGTGAATAACCCGGAGATAAATACCGCTAAAACATACGATCTCATTATGGATCCTAAACGTTGGGGTTATGGAAATGCCAACCTTCCCGGTGTTTATCTTGATGAGATCAACAGGTCTCAGTTACTCAACGTACGAAAGGCCGACCTGGAGCTTGCATACGATCTTATTTTTAAAGACAGGTTAGCTGATGCAAAAAAGGTGCTGGAGCACGATGATAAGATGATCAACACCGGTAACCTGCCATACGGAATGGCCTCAAGAAACAATAACCATAACAGCACATCTATTGGGTTTTTGGAGGCTTGTTACCGTGCCGGGGCTACGGCACTTGCAGCAAAGATCCATACAGCCGTAAAAAAAGACCTGGAGCAGCAGCAGGTGTATTACAATGCGCTTGATGAAGTGAAAAGAGATAACCTGCGCTTTGATATCAACACTACCAATAACCTGCTGGAAATACTAAACAAACTCGACCAGCAATATAATCACACAAATGGTAAAGCGTTGCAATAG